In Leptotrichia sp. oral taxon 215 str. W9775, one genomic interval encodes:
- a CDS encoding glycosyltransferase family 4 protein, with protein MKKCMIYFGFNNPLKFKRGVENVILFQAQSLGKNIEKYYIFFDDENVEFNWNGINCIGIKKNKFRFISLNKLISKKFKKNNYIIHSHNYLMSFFLLKKTDIFTVHDGLYYQSGAVNHKLQNLFKYIEKKVYKKSGLVHFISKFTKEKSLYRGDNFKIIYNTTPFEKIDLKYSSKVNWETDKIKIFTVRSIEERANIDLLIELAKRKRNYDIKVAGKGPLLEKYREKIRKNQLKNIELLGYIPDEEVRKFYETADLVTVLAKYGEGFGLPIIEGYLYNKPVFASDICAIPEIIINKDFLVKNNAEDLESKIEKYYEELPVYNFKKYYEENFSYDKILEKYRQMYDKFFKI; from the coding sequence ATGAAAAAATGTATGATATATTTTGGGTTCAATAATCCTCTGAAATTTAAAAGAGGGGTAGAAAATGTAATTTTATTTCAGGCTCAATCCTTAGGAAAAAATATAGAGAAATATTATATTTTTTTTGATGATGAAAACGTTGAATTTAACTGGAATGGAATAAACTGTATTGGAATAAAAAAGAATAAATTCAGATTTATCAGTTTAAATAAATTAATAAGTAAAAAGTTTAAAAAGAACAACTATATCATACATTCTCATAATTATCTTATGAGTTTTTTTCTTTTAAAAAAAACAGACATTTTTACAGTTCATGATGGACTTTACTATCAATCTGGTGCAGTAAATCATAAACTACAAAATTTATTTAAGTATATTGAAAAGAAAGTTTATAAAAAATCAGGATTAGTACATTTTATTTCAAAATTTACAAAAGAAAAATCTTTATATAGGGGAGATAATTTTAAAATCATATATAATACAACTCCTTTTGAAAAAATTGATTTAAAATATTCATCCAAAGTTAACTGGGAAACAGATAAAATTAAGATTTTTACAGTTCGGAGCATTGAAGAAAGAGCAAATATTGATTTACTAATAGAATTAGCAAAAAGAAAAAGAAATTATGATATTAAAGTAGCTGGAAAAGGACCTTTATTAGAAAAATATAGGGAGAAGATAAGAAAAAATCAGTTGAAAAATATTGAATTATTGGGGTATATCCCAGATGAAGAAGTTAGAAAATTCTATGAAACGGCTGATTTGGTAACTGTTCTGGCAAAATATGGCGAAGGATTTGGATTACCAATAATAGAAGGATATCTTTATAATAAGCCGGTTTTTGCTTCAGATATTTGTGCTATACCGGAAATTATAATAAATAAAGATTTTTTAGTAAAAAATAATGCTGAAGATTTAGAAAGCAAAATAGAAAAGTATTATGAAGAACTTCCGGTTTATAATTTTAAAAAGTACTATGAAGAAAATTTTTCTTATGATAAAATATTAGAAAAATATAGACAGATGTATGACAAGTTTTTTAAAATTTAA